A genome region from Coffea arabica cultivar ET-39 chromosome 7e, Coffea Arabica ET-39 HiFi, whole genome shotgun sequence includes the following:
- the LOC113697196 gene encoding uncharacterized protein has translation MSFQLEEIDADVDYYRVRSCRTENIGEIFALKKLRKSDMLRQGQVEHVRFERNLLVEVDSQCIVKLFYSFQDSNFLYLIMEYLAGVDIMTLLMREDILSEDVARFYIAESILVIHSIH, from the exons ATGTCATTCCAACTAGAAGAAATTGATGCAGATGTTGACTATTACagg GTTAGATCGTGTCGTACTGAAAATATAGGAGAAATATTTGCcttgaagaaattaaggaaatcaGATATGCTCAGGCAGGGACAG GTTGAGCATGTTCGCTTTGAGAGGAATTTGCTTGTAGAGGTTGACAGTCAGTGTATAGTGAAACTTTTTTATTCTTTCCAAGATTCAAATTTTTTGTACCTTATCATGGAATATTTAGCTGGTGTGGACATCATGACCTTGCTGATGAGAGAGGATATTCTTTCTGAAGATGTTGCCAGATTCTACATTGCTGAAAGTATTCTTGTTATACATTCGATTCATTAA
- the LOC140011074 gene encoding uncharacterized protein — MGEIQEDLSACPTFSSYSSDRLADIAARVTDEFKRQSDLTQENLSVLREDDDDDGGEDDFEFSLVRDSDDEPEVFYDGQTRPIFPIFDRHLLGNDGDTDAKQSSSDAVETEIRIPLRSLFIQDREECEPPSSSSSSEADEMDRIPPGSYCVWRPKIVESSPSWGKKKSHSTGSESKRWKLLDLLRRSNSDGKDGFVFLTPRHNRETTKIDKAQHPKAKQTSAAAAQAAKAGKKSKAKGGVASPSAHEAFYVRNRAIKQGDKKKSYLPYRRDLVGFFANVNAVGRTFPTF, encoded by the coding sequence ATGGGTGAAATTCAAGAGGACCTTTCTGCTTGCCCAACTTTCAGCAGCTATTCGTCGGATAGGTTAGCTGATATCGCTGCTCGAGTCACCGATGAGTTCAAGAGACAGTCTGATCTCACACAAGAGAATTTGAGCGTCCTCCGTGAGGATGACGACGACGACGGCGGTGAAGATGATTTCGAGTTCTCTTTGGTGCGTGATTCTGATGACGAGCCCGAAGTGTTTTATGACGGTCAAACTCGGCCGATTTTCCCCATTTTCGACCGCCATCTCTTGGGGAATGACGGTGATACTGATGCCAAGCAATCGTCGTCTGATGCGGTTGAGACTGAAATTCGAATCCCGCTCAGGAGTTTGTTCATTCAAGACAGGGAAGAATGCGAGCCTCCGTCGTCGTCGTCTTCTTCGGAAGCCGACGAGATGGACAGAATACCGCCCGGAAGCTACTGTGTTTGGAGGCCTAAAATAGTCGAATCGTCGCCGAGTTGGGGTAAGAAGAAGAGCCACTCAACTGGATCCGAGTCCAAGAGGTGGAAGCTTCTGGATTTGCTCCGGCGAAGCAATAGCGATGGCAAGGACGGTTTTGTCTTTTTGACTCCCAGACATAACAGAGAAACAACGAAGATCGACAAAGCTCAACATCCTAAAGCAAAACAAACTTCCGCAGCCGCCGCCCAAGCTGCTAAGGCGGGGAAGAAATCGAAGGCGAAAGGCGGAGTGGCATCGCCGTCGGCTCACGAGGCGTTTTATGTACGAAACAGAGCGATTAAACAAGGTGACAAGAAGAAATCATATTTGCCCTACCGCCGAGACCTCGTGGGGTTCTTTGCCAATGTCAACGCTGTAGGCCGGACGTTCCCGACCTTCTAG